The stretch of DNA agaagaagaatccttgggcaagacttctaACTCTACATTCACATATTACAGCTATGGATAAGAATAGGGCTGGTATTGAAAATGGATACCAAAAAGGTACCAACCAAAATCTCTGTATTACCGAGTaccgaaaggtctaaaaaaatgtGGTGCCTATTTGTGATACTTTGCATGAACACCAGTGCATTAAAATAAAACCAATAATACAGATTTTTTAAGTGATGGAAACCACTAATCTAATGcagatttttctaaaaaaaaaaacttgtattttttttgtagtttgtagtttaaGCATTTAAAGAAACgctgttatttttgttcttaataaagctccAAAAGTATGGaagcctctcatggtgacagcatgagaataattatcactttttgtaattgctttttttattagaatttagAAACAGGTACCGAAAAAATAATCGTTTGGGTATCGGTACTAAATTCAAAGTAATTGAAGCGATACTTTTTACCATTATCCCAACAGCCTTAAACACTAAACATGTGCAGCAGTTGATGAGGTGCTGCTTTACTTTTACAAAGAAATTAACAGCTTATTCTTTTTCCTATATCCGTTCATTTGAGTGAACAAGTGAACTGTTCTCTGCCAAAGCTGCAAAGAGGTGCTGGTCTGCCATGACAGATAACCTGGATGTAAGCCCACTGGCTTTGAGAGGGAGCTTAACCAGACATGGCTCTCTCTATAGCGCTTGCATTGTAAAACCGTGTTTGCATAGCTTGATGCGTTGCATTTGGTGCTGATGCCAGATCATTGGTGCAGTGGATCCAGGTGAGCACTGCTGCCTAGAAATCAAGGCTGAAAATCTTCCCATGAACGAAATGCCGCCGAAGGCAAAATGTACACGGCTAGAATACTTTTCTCTAGattaatatttttcatttataAATGACTTATACTCTCTAAACTTATTTTCATACATCTGTAGCTTTCTCAAGGCATCAAAAGTAAATGTACAGTTATTTTTAACCATAGAAATGTTGAGTAggtaaaaaacaaccaaaaacaaaGCATGAACTCAAACATTTGACACCAAATGTTAGTAACAGTCAGACAAATATACCTCAAACTCTGACACTTCAGGAAAAACGCTTTCTTCCTCTCTGTTCCCCCTTAAAGATTTGATCATCTTggctcttgactcttgacttgcaGAGACAATTCAGAATATTTAAACAGCACAGCCTGTTATTAGAGCTGCTTTAACCATTTAAATATAGATTTGATTTCCCCTTTCTTCCTCGCCGATCAGCCGGCCACTTCTAAACCGACAACCAGCGTGCCGTCTTTTTATTTCTCCAGCAATCCTGGTGATTTAAAAAAGGGACGAGGCGTTAAGAAGCCAACCATCCTAAGTCCTAGAATACCTTCAGCCAATTTCCCAGTAATGACATGATCCACTGGTGCTGATGAGATTTTGGccatgggtgggtgggtgggtgggggggggtgtgTCCCTGCATGTTTCTCGTGTGTGTTCAGGCGGtccaaagtgttttaaaaaaaagtacatttagaaAAACATGCGTTCCGGTCCGGTGGGAGGagggggcacacacacacacacagtctccttACAGGTACACTCGAGCCCGCCGAGACCGTGGACAGACATGGACGAGGACATTACTCAGACTTATGGCAGTACAGGTCTTTGAGAGCTTTCAGTTCCTCAATGAGCGTTTTGTTCTGGTTCTCCAAAACAGCCACACGGTTCTCCAGACATTTGACATATTCCTTTTTCTTTCGACGGCACTCGCGAGCAGCCTCTCTAAAggaagggagagaaaaagagagagagagagagagagagagagagagagactattaaatagacctagacaacagtcaaactGTATTGGTCTTAATGTAGTGGAATAATGAGAGTTACATGAGAGTACATGGAAGTGGCAAATCATGAAccattaatcactgtttttccTTCCTTATTAAAATAACCAAAGAACCAAACCCAAGCTGGAAAACAGGCCAATCACAAAACCTccaaactgttacataacagtcttGACTCTTTCGGGGAGCTTTAGGAAAATCTGGTAAGGTGACATTGAGAGGGCTCAAACTTGAGGGGAGATCAGGTTTGGCATGCAACAAAGCAAAAGCCAGAGGGACTAAACAGGGATctatgctaggctaaaagctaactgatGCTAGTTTCTCTTCATTGGCCTCTCTTTTTATAAAACGATCGGGTTTTTCTTAGCTAAATCAAACTGAAGCTAAACGCACATCAAAAGGAAAAATACTGGTCACAATTAGAAGACAGCAGCACAATCTGGAAAGTTACATTAAATTTACTAAACAAACACCAATTAAATTTGGATATCCATATATTTTGTTAACCACACTCATCTCCTACCTGTTTTTCATAAGACGAACTTCTCTTTTACGCGTGGCCTCCTCAGCGCCCCCTTGGCTGGGTAGGGCTGGGGACGAGGCCATGACCACTCCCGGGGCGATGGTGCTTGCTGGTGCTGTGCGGATTTGGTAAGCCTGAACATCTCCCGATGCAGCTTCAGGCAAGCAATTCATTTTTCATAAATGGTCAAGTAACACTTTAACTTTCAGTCGACTtaataacaaatataaacaatttatttttaatattaatattgttaagAGACTGCAGATGGTACGGAGGACACCAAAGACTAGCAGCTCACCTTGCACCACAACCTGGTTGCTGGGCACTAAGATCTGCTGGCCATCGCTGGTCTGGGCGTACTGAAGGATGGTAGTGCCTGGCTGGGCAGCTGCCGCGTTGGTCATGGTGAGAGTTTGCAGGCCTTGGACACCGTCTGTTCCATTATTGGCCAGCTGGATGGCTCCACCCTGTGTAATGGCAACTGAAAGACACAGAGAAAACAAGAGGAGAAGAAATGTGTTATTGAAGTTTGCAACCAAGGCGTGTGAAGTACCACCCAGTAATGTCAGTgttactgttaaaatgttaaaactctTGCTAAATTGCGTGGGTTCTATGAACCATCACTGGTGCCttaaaccagccaatcagagcagacattgtctagttttttccatgagccttctgtcaaaataaaatgataattctCAAattaaataacagggtggtaaataggctTGTTAAACCACATCAAAGCATTTTTACCCCAACTACTAAACAAATGCATTTTGTGCCAAGGAACTGTTTAATAATCAAACATCCACTTGCTCATTTGAATGCCTCATCTGTTGATTCAAAAACAGTATCAGTACAGGATTAATAGCTGCAGAAAATGTATTGTACTTCAGATCTAGCCTGAAAAAACACAGACTTAACGTATGTGTTTTAATTTtgttagctgtgtgttttttgcctgttctttttttttagttaaagtaGAAAGGGGAATAATTGCTTCTAAATGAACTTTTAGACGCTCTTGTTTTAAAGATCTGAAGATcttgatttaagtgatttttagcTCATTACCAGATGATCCTCAAAACAGTATTATATTAGCAATTCTGCTGTctctaaaaataagaaatgaaacaTACTATATTGGCCACTGCTCGTCTGGTAAATCGGAGTTGGCACAGTAACTGTAGTGATGGCAGGTGCAACATCTTCTTCTGATTTCTCCTCCTCGATTCGTGGCACTCCTGGAGCATCTGACGACAAGTCATTTAGAATTTTCCTGCAGGGTCAGGCAGAGGACACGACTTTAGCGTTTTACAAGACACCAGTGCAGTCAGTACAGATAAACCACCACACATACCTGTACGAAGGGCGCCTGGAGAGGATCTCTCTGCGTTTTTGAGAGTCAGTCACACTGTCTACAGACTCCTGCGAGTCCTCGCTCTCAGCTACTGTAGAGATCTGATAAACAGACACAAAATTGAACCATCTGGTAATTTCATAACACAATATCGCTTATCAACATTAAAATCTAATTGGAGATATCTAGCATTATGGTAACTATGTCCACTAATTCTGTAGCACTAACTAGTTCCCAGGAGCTTCCATACATCATTTGCACATACAGTATTAACAAGTTGCTGGACTTACCTGCACTGTCTGCACCTGAGGTGACTGGATGACAGAGGGCTGGGCTGCCTGGATCACCCCATGGACCTGGACCGTCTGGCCGTTGGGCAGCTGTACCAAAGTTACTGTGGGCCCGGTGGCAGTGGCATGACCTGCACCCACAGTCACCTACACAACAAGCCACATACGTTCAGCACACATGCTCTGCTTATTCTAAAGATCTCAAAAAGAGGCCAGTAATTATtagcacattaaaaaaaatcagagtcTGGAGTTCCTGTGCATATGACACAAGGCTGACAGTTTATATGAAGCTCAGTTTATACTAGCAATCTTTAGGCCCTCAGGTGGCATTAATCTTAGTGCTAAGAGCCTTTTTATTAAGAGAAGATGGCAGCATTTCTAGATTGTTTTGCTATTTAGGTATATTTTTGCATGGTTTATTGAGTTTTAACGTGCATTGCACAACTTGGATTACAGCTTTAACTTGCAGTTTTAGATTGCACAGTAGGTTAGTAAGCATGTCTGTGTGAACAGATAAGGGACTCTGggagaaatcacatccacattcaatgcaaaaACAAAACCTTCATTGAGATAAAGCATGTACCTGAACTACAATTAAAATCAGATGAAAAGGACATTCTTTATGAGTAGTGCTGGGCAAATGGTGTCCGAAGCACCAGCAGGACAAGTACTGATGTTCTCCTTTTTCTCTAATTACCTTTATTTTTGGCCTAGTAATGTTAAATTTGAATCTCGGATTCGAACAGAATCGATTAATTTGAATCACAATGTATCGATACACTGCTTCGAAATCTGTATCAAAGTGAAAAAGTCATGTGAGTCATGTCAAAAGTCATGTCATATTTCTTGACATGTTTCATGACATATGGCATGAACCAGTTACATACAGAAACACAAACCTCACAAATAgcataacttaacataaatagCATAACACAACATCTGGATCACATCACATATGTCCATACACAAGCAAAGTTCACAGTTAACACTGTACTGTAAAACTGTAACTCCAGTGGGTTACTGGTGGACCCATTTATGGCTAACATGAGGATGAGCCATGGTCAGGTGATCAGGTTGTGGTTACCTGGGCGAGCGTGGCGATCTGGGCCTGAGTGATCTGCTGGGTCTCTGTCTCAGCCACAGCTGTGTCTGCACCCTGCTGGGCCTCGGCTCCCGACTCCATGGTCATCGAGTTAGCTGCGGAGAGGGCGGGGCACATTACAACACATCACCACAGAGTGAGGAAAATATGACATCACTGGAAGTGAATCCCTTTAGAGCCCTGTGTTTTAATTTTACACCCTGCTGGCTGAGCTGTGGGAGTAACCAGAGTGTCTCTCCTGATCCTGTTAAGCCATTATATGATGGAGGAATTGGAATTCATGCATATTTACCGACCAGCCACTTCATTAACACGTTATTCACTACATTCACAGTATATGAgcactctgtagttctataattacataccgtagtcctgtatctgtttctcaacATACTTATGCCCTATTATTTTCATTTCAACCTGTTCTTCAATGTTAAGTACCACATAGGACCACcagagagcagctattattatttgggtggtggatcatcaTTCTCTGCACTGTAGTgagtgtatgaggtgttagtatgtgttgtgctggtatgagtgaatcagacacagcagagctgctggagtttttaaacacctcattgaaAAATAGTCActgaaaatagtccaccaactagaaatatccagccaacagcatcctgtgggcaccagaggatgaccaacacaaactgtgcaacaacagataagcttctgtctctgacttagtgtataaaaacttcagcagcactgctgcagggTCTGCTTTGCTCGCTCCAGCACaacacactattttttttttagaataaaaaaaaaaaacttttttttttaattgtatttatgtttatctCTATCTGTTCTAATGTGATCTGCAGCTTTCACAGTATTAACAAACATAACACTTAGTGTTTCATGACACATCCTTACattttgttattgtgataaagaatatacagtacatattatTGACAGggatataatgataacataatgcCATAATAACGTAATTACACCCTTTCCAATATCAGTTTATTATAAAGAATACTCAtagaaatatatacaattttaaacatCCTATATAAATTAAAAAGGCACTCTTCGTTACAGGAGAAATCTGAtctgaaatggacttggggtgtagtaaaaagttatgacaaataaaacattttttcgaatagcccacctctttTCACTCCCAGTAttccaaaatacagtgcttttagccaatgctcccaacaggcttacaatgctagtgataggggcatattgttggccatgcaaagaaaacaacattttttttttacaacattatcaagctcaaagtagctttacattcattggtagaattctgagagccctgagattaaaaatgaggcactgagagctttgacAGTGTATAGGTAGTCATTAAAAAACACTGCTTATAAACACCctttcactagcattgtaagcctgttgagagcatcggctaaaagcagtGCATTTttgaatgctgggggtgaatggagatgGGCTATTCTACAAATGTCATCATGTTTCATTacacccaagtccatttcacaccagatttctactttaaaaaataataataattaataaataaattgaggTTATGTGGCCTAATTACAGTTAAACATGCAGTACTGTGCAGAGCTCCTAGACACCAGGAGTAACATTGTAACAtattatttaaaagcattttagcAATATAAGTGGTGTAAACCCATTACTTTTTGTATGAATGTTTTAGTATGTATTctaatattattgtttttactAAAATATACACTTACTGCTCAGATAAAAGAGCATTTATCATTCTACTTTTCAAAAGAGACTGTAGCTACTTCAAATgacatttccctttttttttttgtaaaattaccaTTCTTAAGTCTGTATTATAACAGATATCAGTATATATTAGTTATTCACTATACAGTAGAGTATATTCGATATTGAAATTGACTCTGGCTGCTCCTGGTTTCAAGGTATGCTAAGAAAAACTCAGGCTGCTGGTTTATCACTTGGATGTCAGTGCTCTACTTAGCCATGTCTTTCCTCAGGGGCCAAAGAGCCCTTAAACAAACACCTCCAATAACATACCACAGCTAAGCAGGCTGTTCTTCTCACCTGGATGCCATCCAAACACTAGTTAGGCAACTCTGGGAAAGGTTTCTTTTCCAAGTGTGCCCTGGGACTTAGTTTTGTGGTACTCTGCCAGCGACCGTTACAGCAATTTAGTGTGTACTGAGGcctagtgtgtgtgagagacgagGGAGGATGGAGGTGGGTTGTAAATTCTTGCTAGTTTGCTGCATTCCTGTGCTGAAACTctatttataatcacagttcgtTCATTCGGAAGCAGAAGCCAGTCGGTGATGGCTCTGCTCTGCTGGGAAAAGGCACAGTGAAGCAGTTTCTGTGGACTCTACAGTGGCTGTTCTGGACAGAGACAGGAGGGCCATGTTACTGTGGCAGGTGAGTGttaatggtgtgtaaattaaaacACAACAAGCCAGAAATGTTGCCAGTGTGGTGAAAGTAAGCCTATGTTAGCATTCCAGCCACATGGAAAAGATGTAGTTTGTTACTGGTCACTGGCACTGTCAGGGCCGTTTTAAAGCATTTGGGGCaccaagcaaaatggaccccacCACAAACCATCACCTGCCCCACACCCCCACATTTTTTGcgaaaaaatgtaatgttataaTAAAGAATGTCATATCAAGTGTAGTTTAAACAGAAAAGCATGGTATTAGACACACTATAACCACTATCTTTAGTGGTTGGATGTTATATTGTTGTTTGACCAAGATTGAGGCAAATAGTTGTAAATAGTAATTATACACACATGAAGTATGATATTTGGTTTTCAAAATGTCAATCAAataaaattttttaaaaaataagtgaagtgcaaaagtattcagcaccTCTACATGAATACTTAGTAGAGAAACCTTTCACTGAAAATTACTTCATTAACAAACAGTGACTTCTGAATGCatttgattgcactggattttattaaagGGTTTTAGAGCAAATGGGGCTTAATACAtttgcacatcacatttttcagacttttattttattaaattttttaaagaaaaccattaattatttttgttccacctcaaaattatgtgctgctttgtgttggtctatcacttaaaatctcaataaaaaacattttataaaatacaggtcatcagaggtgtcaagtaatgaagttgtaatgtgacaaaatgtaaaaaaaaaaaagtttagaaggtatgaacacttttgcaagaTCACTGTTGTGGctgttaaaatgaaaaatgtttttttttatattttcctaatgtcGAATTAGGATTGGCTCTGGTTGCTTTCACTGCTGAACTGTATAATAATAAACTTTCTCTTACACcaataatactgtaaaaaaaggcAATAACAACTGTCATATaaattttaaagtatattaaaatataaagtttCCTGAAACACTAGAAAAAATTGAGCTATgtgattattttaggaaggtgttgATGTAGTAAAAAGAAATCTGACCACATTCCTGCAAATCTGgagaaaatatattgtaaataaataaggcTAATTGAATCTGTGTCCATTCTGCCTTAGACGTTGCCTTAGGCTTATATCAGTAAGGTCAGGAAGTgccctcacacaaacacattccTCAAGGGCTGATAAACATCATTAGACAGGAATGCATCGTAACAGCATCTGTAATCACCTTCCGGAATATTCTGTAGGCTGAGGGACATCATGCCTCTGAGCTAGCACAGGAAACCAAGCTGTAGTTTAACTCTTAAAGGGGAAGCTTGCTAACCTACAAGTGAAATAAAGTCAATGGAAACTGAACAGCATTATTCCATAGCATGCTACTTCTTTTCATTCTAGGGTTGTGTCTAaagataattagaaataaaataaatattataataaatattataatattattttagtcagttaataataattttactaaattattttGGCATCTGTTGATATTTAAACCCATTAAAGCCATTAAAACACCTCAATGCATTTGATTTGCTTTTTGACAGTATTAATTGAACTAcacttaaaatattaaatgtgaaaCCTCTGATTATCTTATTTTACACTGACTATCTATTGACATATAAGCATTTTTTCCGTACTACTGTACAGTTACTATTCTGTAGTGTGTTATTGTGTGGTTACTGGCCTtttcagtgtgtaagactgagacATGCGCATATTCAGTTTAATTATTCAAGAATTCTGACCCAATAACAAACAACATAACAGCACATTCACCACTGATATCCCAGAAACATTTAATTAGGAGATGTgtggcatatttaaaatatacaactGGACTGAACTGAAAAAGCTATATTCCCACCATTTAGCACTATTATTGCACTACTACTACCAGCATCTGAACTGCGGCAActttgtaatgttatgtaatgcaaTAGCTAGAGGTGTGtattccaggtccagaaagtaaaaatccatcccaggattgaCCCAACACAGAGTGTCAATCCAAATCTGGGCATGTAGTCATTCACACATTCAATTCCACACGATTAAGAGTATCTACTTTTTCCAGGCAATTTAGAACacccaatttacctgatctctatgtttttagactgtgtgaggaaacccacacagacaagagtaaaacatggaaactccacccagatagggacttgaacccaggatcCCAGCGCTAAGAGGCAAATGTCCCAACCACTATGCACATTACAAAGACTTCTACTGAAGTGTAACAGATTAGTATTTCGTATTTTTTCCTTCTAATGTAGTTAcagttacaattacaattttggagtttgtgtgtttatatggttattgttctattctataatGTGTAAGCGTGTGTAAGCGTGAGAGAGGCATATCTGCAGTTAGATTACTCAAGATTTTCACCCAATAACAAGCAACATAACAGCACATTGATCACTGATATCACAAAAACGTTTAATTAGACGTGTGGCATTTTTAATACACATCTGGACTGTGTTACTAGACTTGAATGAAATATCTTAGATTTATAGATGTATTGCTGAGAAGCTTTGTTACAACAAAGGAataataatctaccaaacacacatttattaacttttttgTGCTATATTCACTAACAGCTAGTTACATTATATAGTGCAATAATAACTATcttaatccaggtccagaaaataaaaatccaccccaggattttgttccaactgcctgggagGCACGGCTGCAGTTGAGGATCAAAATCCTGGAATGGATTTTTACTTCCGGGACCTGGATTCGATATTTATAGCAATAACACTACAGGTTTCCTACCTACCTAGCTAGTGTTAACTAGCTAGTTTGCTCTTTATAatgcatttaaacacattcaacATTTAATTCAGTTGTCAATGCAAGATAACTATTACAAAAATTACATTCTTAACCTGTAAAATATATAAGTTTCCATTAAAGAGAacattttgtactattttaaCCCAGCCCAGCAGTCGGACTCTCTCTCCAGCCTCAGTCAGCAGCTCTGGAGAGGGAGGCTGGAGCTCACAGCGGCCGAGAACAGCAGATTATAAACCGGACTCTCAACCAGCACTtctcccctcctccctctctctctcgctcgctccgGCTAGCCGGCGGCCCGGTTGCCCGTCTCCACAAGCCGCGggctcccctccctctctctccctttctcgccCTCCCTCTCCCCGGCTGCTCACTGCAGCCCACCGCCGCCATGATCGCTTTGTTTGCACCGGGCCGAACCCGACCGCAGCCCCGGTCTTAGAGCAATCTGGGCCGGCCTGCCGTCCCCCTCCGCCCCGCTCCCAGGACACTCGCCTTCTCTTACCAATTACAGACTCCTTCCGTCACTCCCGAGCCCTCGGAGCTCCACTTTTTATTCAGGCCGACACGTAAGAGGCCGCGTCAGGCTACACCTCCGCCGCGTCACCGAGGACAACAACAACCACGACGAGCTTCAGCAGCGCGGCCGACAACTGCCGAGGCGCTCCCGGAGAGTTCCGAGCGACCGCCGGAAAGTGCCGAAGTGGGCTCGGGTTCAGACGGAAAAGgacgaagatttttttttttaattgtaaagcATGTAGCTAGGCTAACTACACAATATATTACAAAAACTGGCaagtataatacaaaaacaatataatcagCAGCATCTAACTGTTACACATAAACAGTACTATTCAAAGGTTTTGACACACCTCCTCTTATAATTGTTATACATTGTAAAATTAATAGTGAAGACATTAAAGATATACAgggacacatgcagaattattctgtaaacaaaaagtgttaaacaaaacagaatatgtttatactttagatttttctatagctacatttatctttgaggacagatctacacactcttggtattttaatctcagtgtcttcatgaggtcgagtcacctggaatagttttctcagcatcttgaaggagttcctggaggtgctgaacaatagtcgctgctttttcttcacactgtgaagctccagctcatccataatcaccttaaatcaccatgtcagttaatcaggtttaggtcaggggattgttgaGGACTAACACGTTTTTTTACGGATTACTACgtaattccacatgtgtccctTATTTTTTCTTGAATTAACCTAAATGTagaaaagtaattaaataaaaaaaaaaaaaaactctgagaaGGTGTGTGACTGGTATTGCTATTGGTATTGGATTTACCTGTAA from Astyanax mexicanus isolate ESR-SI-001 chromosome 11, AstMex3_surface, whole genome shotgun sequence encodes:
- the creb1b gene encoding cyclic AMP-responsive element-binding protein 1b, translated to MTMESGAEAQQGADTAVAETETQQITQAQIATLAQVTVGAGHATATGPTVTLVQLPNGQTVQVHGVIQAAQPSVIQSPQVQTVQISTVAESEDSQESVDSVTDSQKRREILSRRPSYRKILNDLSSDAPGVPRIEEEKSEEDVAPAITTVTVPTPIYQTSSGQYIAITQGGAIQLANNGTDGVQGLQTLTMTNAAAAQPGTTILQYAQTSDGQQILVPSNQVVVQAASGDVQAYQIRTAPASTIAPGVVMASSPALPSQGGAEEATRKREVRLMKNREAARECRRKKKEYVKCLENRVAVLENQNKTLIEELKALKDLYCHKSE